From a region of the Hypanus sabinus isolate sHypSab1 chromosome 2, sHypSab1.hap1, whole genome shotgun sequence genome:
- the LOC132382615 gene encoding uncharacterized protein LOC132382615, protein MQMIANSKTLSAMLVVKKCRSIKGEVKPGQGKAQQTQAATHHLGEADGEAAFAYNMFGVEMDEGPPEPYYATVTVGGKDIKSEIDSGATALVIGEETYRRTWGSNLPPIRLSKLQLRTYTEQPIPHLGVLYVDNSARLVIAKGSGPSLLGRDWLRKIRLNWHEIKYAHTMKDSLQRYSDVFRDELGTLKGVTVKLHVNPEAAPRFFKPRLVPYATKGSRDGAGTVTGAGHH, encoded by the coding sequence ATGCAAATGATTGCAAATTCAAAGACACTGTCAGCCATGCTTGtagttaaaaagtgcaggagcataaagggtgaggttaagcctgggcaggggaaagctcaacagactcaggcagccacacaccacctaggagaagcagacggagaggcagcgtttgcctacaacatgtttggggtggaaatggatgagggaccacctgaaccatattatgccacagttaCTGTTGGCGGAAAGGACATTAAGTctgagattgattcaggggctactgcattggTCATTGGTgaggagacctacaggaggacatgggggtccaacctgcctcccatcagactgtctaagctccaactcaggacctatacggagcagcccatacctcatttaggggtgttatatgtggataattcagccaggctggtgatagctaagggcagtgggcccagtcttttgggccgcgattggcttcgcaaaatccggctcaactggcatgaaattaagtatgCACACACGATGAAGGACAGTCTGCAGCGGTACAGTGACGTGttcagggatgagctgggcacacTGAAGGGTGTGACCGTGAAACTCCATGTCAACCCTGAGGCCGCACCACGTTTTTTTAAGCCCAGATTGGTGCCCTATGCCACAAAAGGCAGTCGAGACGGAGCTGGAACGGTTACAGGAgctgggcatcattga